One segment of Nostoc flagelliforme CCNUN1 DNA contains the following:
- a CDS encoding transposase family protein — protein sequence MAFRYRFLVISAPGGIRLTKEQKKYNRELNRLRIVVEHVNRRLKIFKILSDRYRNPHRRFGLRSNLIAGIYNHELAL from the coding sequence ATGGCTTTTAGATATCGTTTTTTGGTGATATCCGCTCCGGGTGGAATAAGGTTGACGAAAGAACAGAAAAAATACAATCGGGAACTCAATCGATTAAGAATTGTTGTTGAACACGTAAATCGTCGTCTAAAGATATTTAAAATTTTGTCTGATAGATATCGGAATCCTCATCGACGTTTTGGATTAAGGTCGAATTTAATTGCGGGAATTTATAACCACGAATTAGCTTTATAA
- a CDS encoding class I SAM-dependent methyltransferase has protein sequence MVSLPNWYFDESKMAGVDFEDAAQAESFDLKQPSSTPEKEQALVSRLGITSGQIVIDLGAGTGTFAIQASLTGASIHAVDISQAMLTYARNKAQKAGATSIQFHRAGFLTYRTLA, from the coding sequence ATGGTTTCTTTGCCAAACTGGTATTTTGATGAATCGAAGATGGCGGGTGTTGATTTTGAAGATGCAGCACAAGCCGAATCGTTTGATCTCAAGCAGCCATCGAGTACGCCTGAAAAAGAGCAAGCCTTGGTGTCTCGGCTTGGTATTACATCGGGCCAAATCGTGATTGATTTAGGAGCAGGAACCGGAACATTTGCAATTCAAGCGTCACTGACCGGAGCATCAATTCATGCGGTTGATATTTCTCAAGCAATGCTGACTTATGCTCGAAATAAAGCTCAGAAAGCAGGTGCAACGAGCATCCAGTTTCATCGAGCTGGTTTTTTGACCTATAGAACTCTTGCATAA
- a CDS encoding GNAT family N-acetyltransferase: protein MELIPYSYEFQASLEEFLEIMYSYRGYKFDPTGLHSDIRNIENIYQSPGGNFWIIIENAALIGSVGLKILNKIDKIGEIKRYFVLPLYQGKGIGTLLMEHLLLNAKKNELHILRLDTMRKSIAARKIFEKYGFQEINKYNENEIAEIFMELKLKK from the coding sequence ATGGAATTAATCCCATACAGTTACGAATTCCAGGCTAGTTTGGAAGAATTTTTGGAAATAATGTATTCATACAGAGGATATAAATTTGATCCAACTGGCTTACATTCGGATATAAGGAATATTGAAAATATATACCAAAGTCCAGGCGGAAATTTCTGGATTATAATTGAAAATGCCGCATTAATTGGAAGTGTTGGATTAAAGATATTAAACAAAATAGATAAAATAGGAGAGATCAAAAGGTACTTTGTTTTACCTTTATATCAGGGTAAAGGAATAGGTACATTATTAATGGAACATTTATTGTTGAATGCAAAAAAAAACGAATTACATATATTAAGATTGGATACGATGAGAAAATCTATTGCAGCAAGGAAGATTTTTGAAAAATATGGTTTTCAAGAAATTAATAAATATAATGAAAATGAAATAGCAGAAATATTTATGGAACTCAAATTAAAAAAGTAA
- a CDS encoding IS4 family transposase, translating into MLPEFYETNLKRELGRAEYLLLKILINLLQSIKTVSLEALATALPIPILFESRRKKIQRFLSLNYINVEEIWFPIVKSWLEIYFPLTEVVYVVIDRTNWGCINLLMISVVWDKRSIPIYFELLNKLGSSNFDEQKVVFNKALPLFKNYKTVVLGDREFCSLKLANWLTEQKVYFCLRIKKDAFIEIEPEIWLQLKDSGLSPGVSFFFQGVKYTKSTGFISFNLAGKWKRKRFGVAPEEGWFILTNFDTLESSIKAYKKRFDIEEMFRDFKSGGYNLEDTNVSGQRLISLILLISLAYTAATISGQKVKRMGVQKYVGRIKELGRTVRRHSSFYIGLYGSNWVDFMENSYELVADLMTLAPNKRKYYQQGKRAMRLILSAS; encoded by the coding sequence ATGTTACCAGAATTCTACGAAACAAACCTCAAGCGAGAATTGGGACGTGCAGAATATTTATTACTAAAAATCCTGATAAATTTATTACAATCTATTAAAACTGTAAGCCTTGAGGCATTGGCTACAGCTTTACCTATTCCAATATTGTTTGAGAGTAGAAGAAAAAAGATTCAACGTTTTTTATCTCTGAATTACATAAATGTTGAAGAAATATGGTTTCCCATAGTTAAAAGCTGGCTAGAAATATATTTTCCTTTGACTGAAGTTGTTTATGTAGTTATAGACCGGACTAATTGGGGATGCATTAACCTATTAATGATTAGTGTGGTTTGGGATAAAAGGTCTATTCCAATATATTTTGAGTTATTAAACAAGTTAGGCTCGAGTAATTTTGACGAACAAAAAGTTGTTTTTAATAAAGCGCTACCCCTGTTTAAAAATTATAAAACTGTTGTGCTAGGAGACCGCGAATTCTGTTCACTGAAATTGGCTAACTGGCTTACAGAGCAGAAAGTGTACTTTTGTTTACGTATAAAAAAAGATGCTTTTATAGAAATAGAACCCGAGATTTGGCTGCAATTAAAAGATTCAGGTTTATCGCCTGGAGTTTCGTTTTTTTTTCAAGGGGTTAAATATACAAAGTCTACAGGATTTATCAGTTTTAACCTTGCTGGTAAATGGAAACGTAAACGCTTTGGAGTCGCCCCTGAAGAAGGCTGGTTTATTCTCACTAATTTTGATACTTTAGAGTCGAGTATTAAAGCTTATAAAAAACGGTTTGATATTGAAGAGATGTTTAGAGATTTTAAGAGTGGTGGTTACAACTTAGAAGATACTAATGTATCAGGACAACGGCTAATTTCATTAATATTATTAATCTCGCTTGCCTATACTGCTGCAACTATATCTGGTCAAAAAGTTAAACGTATGGGTGTTCAAAAATATGTCGGTCGAATTAAAGAATTGGGGCGGACAGTTCGGCGTCATAGCAGTTTTTATATTGGATTATATGGGTCTAACTGGGTCGATTTTATGGAAAATTCTTATGAATTGGTGGCTGACTTAATGACACTAGCTCCTAATAAGCGGAAGTATTATCAACAAGGGAAGAGAGCTATGAGGCTTATTTTATCTGCATCATAG
- a CDS encoding ABC transporter ATP-binding protein: MLADQERLKSDLRTLTSLQRLFHYFKPYRFQWLIAVLALLAVHVVEAAIPIYLKVGIDLISKQDENILLPVLAILGLTAVRFAILHFGRRKNALISIYISYDLKQEFYAHLQTLGRGFYANYQLGDLIARATNDMESIRRFFRSAVHRLVSLIGVALIAPIFMVQQSLQLTLLLIPLLVVIVANGWYLAGRILLASATVQAGFGALTETVQQNLKGIRTIQSHAQEEREIKHFTGVSHRYALAHQKLIHLNAILTASVVLGSGLMTLIVVGVGGSQVLAGQMSVGTLTAFIFYLAMILGVIKESSFVVYALLNASTAATRVFEIVDQKPEIQDAPAGSSAQPINGEITVYNLSYSYPVGAGLRSRSVLEQISLSISPGEMIAIIGRVGSGKSTLLRLLARQLQPNSGQIKVDGQDLRDIPLSHLRQNLSFVPQDTFLFAAPISENISFDNPKRSPESIWQAARSAQLEATINKFNAGLSTLIGERGVTLSGGQKQRTSLARGLIRQTPILLLDDCFSALDTRTEALVLSQLRSVRDGLTTVLVSHRMLAARYVDRIYVLEQGRIVETGSHDELISQDGYYAKLNGIQDET; this comes from the coding sequence ATGTTAGCCGACCAAGAAAGATTGAAATCGGACTTACGTACTTTAACTTCATTGCAGCGACTTTTTCACTACTTTAAGCCTTACCGTTTTCAGTGGTTGATAGCAGTATTAGCTCTGCTGGCTGTTCATGTTGTTGAAGCTGCCATTCCCATCTATCTGAAAGTCGGCATCGATCTGATTTCAAAGCAGGACGAGAATATCTTATTGCCAGTTCTGGCGATACTTGGTTTGACGGCTGTACGCTTTGCGATCCTGCACTTTGGCCGCCGCAAGAACGCGCTGATTTCAATTTACATATCTTATGACTTAAAGCAAGAATTCTATGCACACTTACAGACCCTTGGTCGCGGCTTCTATGCAAATTACCAGTTGGGTGACTTGATTGCACGAGCAACCAATGACATGGAGTCTATTCGCCGCTTTTTTCGTTCTGCGGTGCATCGACTGGTAAGCCTAATCGGTGTGGCGTTGATTGCACCGATTTTTATGGTGCAACAGTCGCTTCAATTGACATTGTTGCTCATTCCTTTACTGGTAGTAATAGTCGCTAATGGCTGGTATTTGGCTGGGCGTATTTTGCTGGCATCGGCAACAGTGCAAGCGGGTTTTGGTGCGTTGACAGAAACGGTGCAGCAAAACCTCAAGGGTATCCGTACCATCCAGTCCCATGCCCAGGAAGAGCGAGAGATTAAACACTTTACAGGAGTATCACATCGTTATGCGCTAGCTCATCAAAAGTTGATCCATTTAAACGCTATTCTCACTGCCTCCGTTGTGCTTGGTAGTGGTTTGATGACCTTAATCGTTGTTGGTGTGGGTGGAAGCCAAGTATTGGCTGGGCAAATGAGCGTCGGCACGCTGACAGCTTTCATCTTTTATCTGGCTATGATTCTTGGGGTAATCAAGGAAAGCAGTTTTGTAGTGTATGCTTTGCTCAATGCCAGTACAGCTGCAACCAGAGTATTTGAGATCGTGGATCAAAAACCTGAGATTCAAGATGCTCCGGCAGGTTCATCAGCCCAGCCTATCAATGGCGAAATCACAGTTTACAATCTGTCATATAGTTACCCAGTAGGTGCTGGGCTGCGATCGCGTTCGGTTCTCGAACAGATATCCTTAAGTATTAGCCCTGGCGAAATGATTGCCATCATCGGTCGCGTAGGATCTGGCAAATCCACCTTGCTGCGGCTGCTGGCCAGGCAATTGCAGCCTAATAGCGGACAAATCAAAGTGGATGGGCAAGACCTACGAGATATCCCGCTAAGTCATCTCCGCCAGAACCTGTCATTTGTCCCCCAAGATACTTTTCTGTTCGCAGCACCAATTTCGGAGAATATCTCATTCGATAATCCAAAGCGATCGCCCGAATCTATTTGGCAGGCTGCGCGATCTGCACAGCTTGAGGCAACGATCAACAAATTCAATGCAGGCTTATCCACACTAATTGGTGAGCGTGGGGTAACTTTATCGGGTGGACAGAAGCAGAGAACCAGTCTAGCCCGTGGACTGATTCGCCAGACCCCTATCTTGCTGCTGGATGACTGCTTTTCTGCGTTGGATACGAGAACCGAGGCCTTGGTTCTGTCGCAATTGCGATCGGTTAGGGACGGACTCACCACGGTGCTGGTTTCTCACCGGATGTTGGCGGCACGTTATGTAGACAGGATATACGTACTTGAGCAAGGGCGGATCGTGGAAACTGGCAGTCATGACGAACTAATTTCCCAAGATGGTTATTACGCCAAGCTCAATGGTATACAAGACGAAACTTGA
- a CDS encoding ATP-binding cassette domain-containing protein yields MAFTITLKDARHAAELIQTLDFIEGLPLGFDTILEDRGQNLSQGQRQLLAFTRVIALNPEILILDEATASIDPETEAAIQAALAKVTINRTSIIIAHRLQTIRRADRIVVLNHGQLVEVGNHTELMLRNGFYKTLYEAQLYKGIGQNTSNRPIKDF; encoded by the coding sequence GTGGCATTCACCATCACCCTTAAAGATGCCCGACATGCCGCCGAACTGATACAGACCCTAGATTTCATCGAGGGCTTGCCACTAGGCTTTGATACGATACTGGAAGACCGCGGCCAAAATCTATCGCAAGGTCAACGCCAGTTGTTAGCGTTTACGCGTGTCATTGCCTTGAACCCCGAAATCCTCATTCTAGATGAAGCCACTGCAAGTATTGACCCAGAAACTGAAGCTGCCATCCAAGCAGCGCTGGCCAAAGTCACCATCAACAGAACTTCCATTATCATTGCCCACAGGTTACAGACCATCCGCCGAGCCGATCGCATTGTTGTATTAAACCATGGCCAGTTAGTCGAAGTTGGAAATCATACAGAATTGATGCTTCGTAATGGTTTTTATAAAACGCTTTATGAAGCGCAATTGTACAAGGGTATAGGTCAAAATACATCAAACCGCCCAATTAAAGATTTCTAA
- a CDS encoding ABC transporter ATP-binding protein yields MTSSKTSNTLGRLDPFEASIGMRNSFASNVWRLRHWMVPYRWRIGLALLFAMLSATAAVLVPIVVSRVVVDGILMHNYRTDLPDYGQMALIKRLAIALDTEQIIAACVVGLFWVLLWSGFGYAFRTQLSRAALLGLSDLRRDLFAHVEHLPAAFYDRVMVGQVLTRIANDIESLSELLTGVGALAGELIPLVVAVSVMLSLDAILVAKLSPLLIFVAAVIVTFRYYSSPIYQVIRATLSRLNEHLHENLSGIEIVQMSGREALSFKQYSDINDANRVAETKAIMAETVYNPIVDNISYLAIACILWFGGQHVLSHTTTLGSVVLFLQFSDMLFRPIVALGDQANAVFRAAAACDRIFRLLDWKESLSVPSQPIPLPEGLHGRIEFRDLSFRYETGESVIQHFNLNVAPGENIAIVGPTGSGKTTLTRLICRFYDVPEKSLFIDGIDIMQIDPAQIRKRVGVIFQDFHLFPGTVYDNIALGNSTITRMALRKEKIVEAAGVQRSGGAGEKEEVLGIAFGYLEIPLCTPAPLPLCNPYAAYSSA; encoded by the coding sequence ATGACATCATCAAAGACCTCTAACACTCTTGGCCGGCTCGACCCCTTTGAAGCATCAATTGGTATGCGTAACTCCTTTGCCAGCAATGTTTGGCGGTTACGACACTGGATGGTTCCGTATCGCTGGCGTATTGGGTTAGCGCTGCTGTTTGCTATGCTCTCGGCCACCGCCGCCGTCTTAGTACCAATCGTGGTTAGCCGGGTGGTAGTAGACGGTATCCTGATGCATAACTACCGGACTGATCTCCCAGACTATGGACAAATGGCATTAATCAAACGGTTAGCGATCGCACTGGACACCGAACAAATAATCGCAGCCTGTGTAGTCGGCTTATTCTGGGTGTTGCTGTGGTCTGGCTTTGGGTACGCCTTCCGCACCCAGTTGTCCCGTGCAGCACTATTGGGTCTGAGCGACTTGCGCCGGGATCTGTTTGCCCATGTCGAGCATCTGCCTGCTGCTTTTTATGACCGGGTTATGGTTGGGCAGGTATTGACTCGGATCGCTAACGATATCGAGAGCTTGTCTGAACTGCTGACTGGTGTCGGTGCGCTGGCTGGAGAATTGATTCCCCTAGTTGTCGCTGTTAGCGTAATGCTGTCTCTGGATGCGATACTGGTAGCAAAGCTATCACCCTTATTGATTTTTGTTGCGGCTGTAATCGTCACGTTCAGATATTATTCTAGTCCGATTTATCAGGTCATTCGTGCCACCTTATCGCGCCTCAACGAGCATTTGCATGAAAACTTATCAGGTATTGAAATCGTGCAGATGTCAGGGCGGGAGGCACTGAGCTTTAAACAGTACTCTGATATTAACGATGCCAATCGGGTGGCTGAGACTAAGGCCATCATGGCAGAGACCGTATACAACCCGATCGTCGACAATATATCTTATTTGGCGATCGCTTGCATCCTTTGGTTCGGCGGGCAACATGTACTTAGCCACACTACCACCTTGGGATCGGTCGTGTTGTTCTTGCAATTCAGCGACATGCTGTTTCGTCCGATTGTGGCGTTGGGCGATCAAGCTAATGCAGTGTTCCGAGCGGCGGCAGCTTGCGATCGCATATTCCGGCTGCTGGACTGGAAAGAGTCTTTATCCGTGCCGTCGCAGCCGATACCCTTGCCCGAAGGCTTACATGGCCGTATCGAGTTTCGTGACCTGAGTTTCCGTTACGAAACTGGTGAATCGGTTATCCAGCACTTTAATCTGAATGTCGCACCCGGTGAGAACATTGCTATTGTCGGGCCTACTGGCTCTGGCAAGACCACGCTAACCCGGCTCATCTGCCGTTTTTACGATGTGCCTGAAAAAAGCTTGTTCATTGACGGCATCGACATTATGCAGATAGACCCTGCACAGATCCGTAAGCGTGTAGGTGTAATCTTTCAAGACTTTCATCTGTTCCCTGGTACCGTCTATGACAACATTGCATTGGGTAACTCGACCATCACCCGAATGGCACTAAGAAAAGAGAAAATCGTTGAGGCAGCAGGGGTGCAGAGGAGCGGAGGAGCAGGGGAGAAAGAAGAAGTTTTAGGCATTGCGTTCGGGTATTTAGAAATTCCCCTCTGCACCCCTGCACCCCTGCCTCTCTGCAATCCTTACGCTGCATACTCTTCAGCTTAA
- a CDS encoding GNAT family acetyltransferase has translation MEIRAFELTDESAVIALWMRCGLTQPWNDPKKDIERKLCVQPHLFLVSIIGQEIVATVMAGYEGHRGWINYLAVAPQYQRQGIGKLMMLEAEQLLVEVGCPKINLQVRTTNSEVMKFYQHLGYVVDDVISLGKRLESDESRSDVMLSD, from the coding sequence ATGGAAATCCGAGCTTTTGAACTTACTGATGAGTCTGCCGTCATCGCCCTATGGATGCGGTGTGGTTTAACTCAACCCTGGAATGATCCCAAAAAGGACATTGAGCGAAAGCTTTGTGTACAACCCCATCTTTTTCTTGTAAGTATAATTGGGCAGGAGATTGTAGCAACAGTTATGGCCGGATATGAGGGGCATCGAGGTTGGATAAATTACCTTGCAGTTGCCCCGCAATATCAGCGTCAAGGAATTGGAAAGTTGATGATGCTAGAAGCCGAACAACTCCTTGTGGAAGTAGGTTGCCCCAAAATTAATTTGCAAGTGCGGACTACAAATAGCGAAGTTATGAAGTTTTACCAACACTTAGGATATGTTGTTGACGATGTTATCAGCTTGGGCAAGCGGCTTGAGTCTGATGAGTCACGATCTGATGTGATGCTGTCAGATTGA
- a CDS encoding HAD hydrolase family protein: MSFGDQINEIKMFKIANHAIVVVNADVEVKRYTSLVIDSNTEDSFVK; encoded by the coding sequence GTGTCCTTTGGGGATCAAATTAATGAGATCAAAATGTTCAAAATTGCTAACCATGCCATTGTAGTTGTTAACGCAGATGTCGAAGTCAAGCGTTACACATCATTGGTAATTGATTCAAATACAGAGGATAGCTTTGTCAAATAA
- a CDS encoding IS5 family transposase — MKIEKAKHLTARKFKRMAGVSRQTFELMVDLVKADAQKKKKSGRRPKLIIEDQVLMVLQYWREYRTYYHIGLDFGLSESAVCRLVFKIENILIKSRKFRLPGKKELWKMSSQEDLVVMDVTESPIEKPQKGQKRYFSGKQGEHTLKTQVVIRQKSSQIICLGHGQGRIHDFKLFKSSGIKFGELLKVIADKGYQGIAKIHQLSETPIKKPKGKRLTKEQKKYNRELNRLRIVVEHVNRRLKIFKILSDRYRNPHRRFGLRSNLIAGIYNHELAL, encoded by the coding sequence GTGAAAATAGAGAAAGCTAAACACCTGACTGCGAGAAAATTTAAGCGCATGGCTGGAGTAAGTCGTCAAACTTTTGAGTTAATGGTTGATTTAGTTAAAGCTGATGCTCAAAAGAAAAAGAAATCAGGTCGTCGTCCTAAATTAATTATTGAAGACCAAGTTTTAATGGTTCTTCAATACTGGAGAGAGTACCGTACTTATTATCATATTGGGTTGGATTTCGGGCTTTCTGAATCTGCGGTTTGTCGATTAGTTTTTAAAATTGAAAATATTTTGATTAAGTCAAGAAAGTTTCGTTTACCAGGGAAAAAAGAATTATGGAAAATGTCATCCCAAGAAGATTTAGTTGTGATGGATGTCACAGAGAGTCCAATTGAAAAGCCTCAGAAAGGCCAAAAAAGATATTTTAGTGGCAAACAAGGAGAACATACTTTAAAAACGCAGGTAGTAATTCGCCAAAAAAGCAGTCAAATCATCTGTTTAGGGCATGGTCAGGGAAGAATTCATGATTTTAAGCTATTTAAAAGCAGTGGGATAAAATTTGGAGAATTACTGAAAGTAATAGCGGATAAAGGCTATCAAGGAATTGCTAAAATTCATCAATTAAGTGAAACACCAATTAAGAAACCAAAAGGAAAAAGGTTGACGAAAGAACAGAAAAAATACAATCGGGAACTCAATCGATTAAGAATTGTTGTTGAACACGTAAATCGTCGTCTAAAGATATTTAAAATTTTGTCTGATAGATATCGGAATCCTCATCGACGTTTTGGATTAAGGTCGAATTTAATTGCGGGAATTTATAACCACGAATTAGCTTTATAA
- a CDS encoding transposase — protein MTPNKNDCIPEQFRFGLVKSCPVVVNFNGEPVTSDAGLILIAELDRKREITSRLAACFKDYREPNKILHPVNGLIAQRIYGLIMGYEDVNDHETLRHDGIFALAVGKAINLEQEPITLAGKSTLNRIEHCPEDISSRADSRYHRIEHDASAIETLLVELFLVVEFFETLFPPSPDLKNDAAVFVDNSVWYCSLDYQTLDSWSRQRRVVAKVEYSYKEVDTRFVVTSLPVNKIPPGRLYTQKYCPRGNMENCLKEQKLGLHSDRTSTHTFEGNQLRLWFASIAYILMNALREQCLAKTEFKNATVEIIRTKLLKLGAVITIRKRRILIAISSACPYKEIFAMVYKSLSQLPCPG, from the coding sequence ATGACCCCAAATAAAAACGATTGTATACCGGAACAGTTCAGATTTGGACTAGTAAAATCATGTCCAGTTGTAGTTAATTTCAATGGTGAGCCTGTAACATCTGATGCAGGATTAATATTAATTGCGGAACTAGATAGAAAAAGAGAAATAACATCACGGCTGGCAGCATGTTTTAAAGATTACCGAGAGCCAAACAAAATTCTGCATCCAGTTAATGGCTTAATTGCACAAAGAATATATGGCTTAATCATGGGCTATGAAGATGTAAATGACCATGAAACTCTACGCCATGATGGGATATTCGCACTGGCAGTAGGAAAAGCAATTAATTTAGAACAAGAACCAATTACTCTGGCTGGAAAAAGTACCTTAAATCGGATCGAGCATTGTCCAGAAGATATCTCTTCAAGAGCAGATAGCCGATATCACCGTATTGAACATGATGCATCAGCCATAGAAACACTCCTAGTTGAGCTATTTTTAGTAGTCGAGTTTTTTGAAACCTTATTTCCTCCATCACCAGATTTAAAGAACGACGCAGCAGTATTTGTTGATAACTCAGTTTGGTATTGCTCTCTTGACTATCAAACTCTAGATAGTTGGAGCCGTCAGCGTCGTGTTGTCGCCAAAGTTGAATATAGCTATAAAGAAGTCGATACTCGCTTTGTAGTTACTTCGCTCCCTGTTAATAAAATCCCGCCAGGGCGACTTTATACTCAAAAGTACTGCCCGCGCGGGAATATGGAAAATTGTTTAAAAGAACAAAAGCTAGGGTTACATAGTGATAGAACAAGTACCCATACGTTTGAAGGGAATCAATTACGTTTGTGGTTTGCGTCTATTGCTTATATTTTGATGAATGCTCTACGAGAACAATGTTTAGCAAAGACGGAATTCAAAAATGCAACTGTTGAGATTATACGCACAAAATTATTGAAGCTAGGAGCCGTCATTACTATTAGGAAACGACGAATTTTAATCGCAATTAGTAGTGCCTGCCCTTATAAAGAGATTTTCGCAATGGTTTATAAGAGTTTATCTCAATTACCTTGCCCTGGCTGA
- a CDS encoding aliphatic sulfonate ABC transporter substrate-binding protein: MLKMGHQKGMALLNILKAQGSLEKRLQPQGISVTWNEFSSTAPLLEGMGVGAIAFGGGGGTGSVFAQSSEKPFLRVAASTSSTRSSAILVKENSPIKTLADLKGKKVAFAKGSSSQYMIVRALEKVGLKYTDIQPVYLTPAEALPAFERNDFDAWVIWDPYTAEAERKLRTRLLADNTTVFGDKAFVESPGFYYAAPDFVRDYPDILKIILQELEKAGSWAKNNNKDSAKLLSKLYKVDLATMEIVEERGGDRKVLPVTDEVLTGLQNMADSFYELKVIPKKIDVKDKNYNWVPEQKW; this comes from the coding sequence ATGTTGAAAATGGGGCATCAAAAAGGGATGGCGCTGCTGAATATCCTCAAAGCCCAAGGTAGTCTAGAGAAGCGCTTACAACCTCAAGGTATTTCTGTAACCTGGAATGAATTTTCCTCGACTGCACCTTTACTTGAGGGAATGGGTGTAGGTGCGATCGCTTTTGGTGGTGGCGGCGGTACAGGTAGTGTTTTTGCTCAATCCAGTGAGAAACCTTTCCTGCGAGTGGCTGCGAGTACGAGTAGTACCAGGAGTTCAGCAATCTTGGTGAAAGAAAATTCACCTATCAAAACTCTTGCTGACTTAAAAGGTAAGAAAGTCGCTTTTGCTAAAGGCTCAAGTTCACAATATATGATTGTACGTGCTTTAGAAAAAGTAGGTTTGAAATATACAGATATTCAACCTGTCTATCTAACTCCAGCCGAAGCTTTACCAGCATTTGAGCGCAATGATTTTGATGCATGGGTAATCTGGGACCCTTATACTGCGGAAGCTGAACGTAAGCTGCGTACTCGTCTGTTGGCAGATAATACTACGGTATTTGGTGATAAAGCTTTTGTAGAAAGCCCTGGATTTTATTATGCTGCACCAGATTTTGTCCGCGATTATCCAGATATTTTGAAAATAATTTTGCAAGAACTGGAAAAAGCAGGTAGCTGGGCTAAAAATAACAACAAAGACTCAGCAAAACTACTTTCCAAACTCTACAAAGTTGATTTAGCCACAATGGAAATTGTAGAGGAACGCGGAGGCGATCGCAAAGTATTGCCTGTGACTGATGAAGTTCTCACAGGGTTACAAAACATGGCAGACAGCTTCTACGAACTCAAGGTTATTCCCAAGAAAATTGATGTTAAAGATAAAAACTACAACTGGGTTCCTGAGCAAAAGTGGTAA